Proteins from a single region of Shinella zoogloeoides:
- a CDS encoding TraR/DksA family transcriptional regulator: MTDVAHYKDILLTRKRELYGRLHKIEKDLDTLKSGDSGERAVERENDEVLEEFGVTGLKELEAIDAALDRIAAGTFGACAKCGEPISPARLAAVPHAALCEECIARQ; this comes from the coding sequence GTGACGGACGTGGCGCATTACAAGGACATTCTTCTCACCCGCAAGCGCGAGCTTTACGGCCGGCTTCACAAGATCGAGAAGGATCTCGACACGCTGAAGAGCGGCGACAGCGGCGAGCGCGCCGTGGAGCGCGAGAACGATGAGGTGCTGGAGGAGTTCGGCGTGACGGGCCTCAAGGAGCTGGAAGCCATCGACGCGGCGCTCGACCGCATCGCCGCCGGCACCTTCGGCGCCTGCGCCAAGTGCGGCGAGCCGATCTCGCCCGCCCGCCTTGCCGCCGTGCCGCACGCGGCCCTTTGCGAAGAGTGCATTGCGCGGCAGTAA
- the trhA gene encoding PAQR family membrane homeostasis protein TrhA — protein MEIKGVKWNYDRNEVIADGIVHGVGVVFALIGVTALIFYATVFSTSGQLAATWVYGTGLVLALAISFAYNIWPVSMVKWHLRRFDHSAIFVLIAATYTPFLQRGIEDPFLAGMLVFIWAMAAGGIALKFLLPGRYDRLVILIYLAMGWVGVFATGPLLAHLSVTTLTLIVVGGVLYSVGVIFHVWEALRFQNAIWHGFVVAAAAVHYSAVVSSVVSGL, from the coding sequence GTGGAAATCAAGGGCGTCAAGTGGAACTACGACCGGAATGAGGTCATCGCCGACGGCATCGTGCATGGTGTCGGCGTTGTCTTCGCGCTGATCGGCGTCACCGCGCTTATCTTCTACGCCACGGTCTTTTCGACGAGCGGGCAACTGGCGGCGACCTGGGTCTACGGCACGGGCCTCGTTCTCGCGCTGGCGATTTCCTTCGCCTACAATATCTGGCCCGTCTCCATGGTGAAGTGGCACCTGCGCCGCTTCGACCATTCTGCGATCTTCGTGCTGATCGCCGCCACCTACACGCCCTTCCTGCAGCGCGGCATCGAGGACCCGTTCCTTGCCGGCATGCTGGTCTTCATCTGGGCGATGGCGGCGGGCGGCATCGCGCTGAAATTCCTGCTGCCCGGCCGCTACGACAGGCTGGTGATCCTCATCTATCTCGCCATGGGCTGGGTCGGCGTCTTTGCCACCGGACCGCTGCTGGCGCATCTTTCGGTCACCACGCTCACGCTGATCGTGGTCGGCGGCGTGCTCTATTCGGTCGGCGTCATCTTCCATGTCTGGGAGGCGCTGCGCTTCCAGAACGCCATCTGGCACGGCTTCGTGGTGGCGGCGGCGGCCGTGCATTATTCGGCCGTCGTCTCGAGCGTGGTTTCGGGACTCTAG
- a CDS encoding GNAT family N-acetyltransferase yields the protein MDITIRDATEADLPGIMDIYNDAVAHTTAIWNEAVVDLENRKAWFAARRERGFPVLVATRGRQVIGYASYGDWRAFDGYRHTVEHSVYVHKDARGAGAGKRLLKALVDRAGFNGVHVMIAGIEAENTASIKLHETLGFRVVGRFSEVGIKFGRWLDLTCMELKVPKR from the coding sequence ATGGACATCACGATACGCGACGCCACGGAGGCCGATCTGCCCGGCATCATGGACATCTACAACGATGCCGTCGCCCATACGACCGCGATCTGGAACGAGGCGGTGGTCGATCTCGAAAACCGCAAGGCCTGGTTCGCCGCCCGGCGCGAGCGCGGCTTTCCCGTTCTCGTGGCGACGCGCGGCAGGCAGGTGATCGGTTACGCCTCCTACGGCGACTGGCGCGCCTTCGACGGCTACCGCCACACGGTCGAGCATTCCGTCTATGTCCACAAGGATGCGCGCGGCGCCGGCGCGGGCAAGCGCCTCTTGAAGGCGCTGGTCGACCGGGCGGGCTTCAACGGCGTCCATGTCATGATCGCCGGCATCGAGGCGGAGAACACCGCCTCGATCAAGCTGCATGAAACGCTCGGTTTCCGCGTCGTCGGCCGGTTCAGCGAGGTCGGCATCAAGTTCGGCCGCTGGCTGGACCTGACCTGCATGGAACTGAAGGTTCCGAAGAGGTGA
- the msrB gene encoding peptide-methionine (R)-S-oxide reductase MsrB — protein MGETMTLKVNKTKEEWRQVLTPEQFRITREHGTERAFSSPDFDLSKKGTYRCICCERPLYRSEAKYNSGTGWPSFYQPIEPGAVTDHSDHSYGMTRTEIRCADCDAHLGHVFPDGPQPTGLRYCMNGVALSFDED, from the coding sequence ATGGGTGAGACGATGACGCTGAAGGTCAACAAGACGAAGGAAGAGTGGCGGCAAGTTCTGACGCCGGAACAGTTCCGCATCACGCGCGAGCACGGCACGGAGCGCGCCTTTTCCAGCCCCGATTTCGACCTGTCCAAGAAGGGCACCTATCGCTGCATCTGCTGCGAGCGGCCGCTCTACCGGTCGGAGGCGAAATACAATTCCGGCACCGGCTGGCCGAGCTTCTACCAGCCGATCGAGCCGGGCGCGGTGACGGACCATTCCGACCATTCCTATGGCATGACGCGCACGGAAATCCGCTGCGCGGATTGCGACGCCCATCTCGGCCACGTCTTCCCCGACGGGCCGCAGCCGACGGGCCTGCGCTATTGCATGAACGGCGTGGCGCTCAGCTTCGACGAGGACTGA
- a CDS encoding AbrB/MazE/SpoVT family DNA-binding domain-containing protein: MGATVTSKGQVTIPKAVRDFLGIGPGSEVEFRRVENGSVVVVPLEKARPQSRFARLRGHAGAGLSTDEIMALTRGDD, translated from the coding sequence ATGGGCGCGACCGTGACAAGCAAGGGGCAGGTGACGATCCCCAAGGCCGTGCGCGATTTTCTCGGCATCGGCCCCGGCAGCGAGGTGGAGTTCCGCCGCGTGGAGAATGGCAGCGTCGTCGTGGTGCCGCTTGAAAAGGCACGGCCGCAAAGCCGTTTCGCGCGCCTGCGCGGACATGCCGGTGCCGGCCTGTCGACGGATGAGATCATGGCGCTGACCCGCGGCGACGACTGA
- a CDS encoding type II toxin-antitoxin system VapC family toxin, giving the protein MFLVDTNVLLDLVTGDPVWADWSVAALEGAALLGPLAINDVVYAELSVRYRDIADLDAMVAAAELAHLPMPKEALFLAGKAFQAYRRAGGGRTGVLPDFFIGAHAAVAGWTLITRDAGRYRAYFPGLALRTPERSDNPGG; this is encoded by the coding sequence ATGTTCCTGGTCGACACGAATGTGCTGCTCGACCTCGTGACAGGCGACCCCGTCTGGGCCGACTGGTCGGTCGCCGCGCTCGAAGGGGCGGCGCTTCTCGGCCCTCTTGCCATCAACGATGTCGTCTATGCCGAGCTTTCGGTGCGCTATCGGGATATCGCGGACCTCGACGCCATGGTCGCCGCCGCCGAGCTTGCGCACCTGCCTATGCCGAAGGAGGCGCTCTTTCTGGCCGGCAAGGCGTTCCAGGCCTATCGCAGGGCAGGGGGCGGCCGCACCGGCGTCCTGCCGGATTTCTTCATCGGCGCGCATGCCGCCGTTGCAGGATGGACGCTGATTACACGCGATGCCGGCCGCTATCGCGCCTATTTCCCGGGGCTGGCGCTGCGCACGCCGGAGCGGAGCGACAATCCGGGTGGGTGA
- a CDS encoding putative monovalent cation/H+ antiporter subunit A, whose protein sequence is MTPDTMGLTFLAFCLPFLGALVAPVLTRLLGHRAAWPLALVPFAVFLHFLGFNAQVARGEIVTGGYAWVPSYNVSFSWLIDGLSLAFLLLISGIGTLIVLYAGGYLKGHAHQGRFFSFILMFMGAMLGLVASDSFLMLFVFWELTSITSFLLIGFDHARGASRRAALQALVVTGGGGLFLLAGLLLLWNVTDVTQLSLLMSLGAEVRASPFYLPLLFLILGGAFTKSAQFPFHFWLPNAMEAPTPVSAYLHSATMVKAGVYLLMRLNPVMGGTPAWETILPAFGGLTLLVGAVLAIRQTDLKLMLAYTTVASLGLLVMLTGFGSEHAVAAAALYLVAHSLFKGALFMVAGLIDHEAGTRDITKLGGLRRAMPVTFLAALLAALSMAGLPPFFGFLAKEEIYAALAGGSPRAIAFTLAAIIGNGLMFAVAFAVALKPFLGAPVETPKHAHEGPVLLWIGPVLLAIKGLVIGLFSATAHVLLTSPLASAIAGKPETVTISAVPHAGIALVLSVVTVAFGVLAFLFLDRLRAAAGRLVEDIGWGPDRGFDQAMRGLVRGASAIGRLTQPGHMEFYMTATFAVIALALLAPPAVYGEWPRLPVWPAGMPFHETAVMVLAVVGIGAVLAANTRLTAIVALGIQGFCVALLFLLFGAPDLAFTQFMIETLSVVILALVMTRLKLTPSDHRPLREKIPDVAIAVACGLGFSLYLLKVTQGRFDTALTDFFNLYSKTIAHGANVVNVIIVDFRGTDTLGEIAVVMVTGLAILSIVRIRKGGKAGGIRP, encoded by the coding sequence ATGACACCGGACACGATGGGCCTGACCTTTCTCGCCTTCTGTCTGCCGTTTCTCGGCGCGCTCGTCGCGCCCGTCCTCACGCGGCTCCTCGGCCATCGCGCGGCCTGGCCGCTGGCGCTTGTGCCCTTCGCCGTCTTTCTCCATTTCCTCGGCTTCAATGCGCAGGTCGCGCGGGGTGAGATCGTCACCGGCGGCTATGCCTGGGTGCCGTCCTACAATGTCAGCTTCTCCTGGCTGATCGACGGCCTCTCACTCGCCTTCCTGCTCCTGATTTCGGGGATCGGCACGCTGATCGTGCTCTATGCCGGCGGCTACCTGAAGGGGCATGCGCATCAGGGGCGGTTCTTCTCCTTCATCCTGATGTTCATGGGCGCGATGCTCGGCCTCGTCGCCTCCGACAGTTTCCTGATGCTCTTCGTCTTCTGGGAACTGACCTCGATCACCTCCTTCCTGCTGATCGGTTTCGATCATGCGCGCGGAGCCTCGCGCCGGGCGGCGCTGCAGGCGCTGGTGGTGACGGGCGGGGGCGGGCTGTTCCTGCTCGCCGGGCTGCTGCTGCTGTGGAACGTCACCGACGTCACGCAGCTCTCGCTCCTGATGTCCCTGGGCGCGGAGGTGCGGGCGAGCCCCTTCTACCTGCCGCTGCTCTTCCTCATCCTCGGCGGGGCTTTTACCAAGTCGGCGCAGTTCCCATTCCATTTCTGGCTGCCGAACGCCATGGAAGCGCCGACGCCGGTGTCCGCCTATCTCCATTCGGCGACCATGGTGAAGGCCGGCGTCTATCTGCTGATGCGGCTCAACCCGGTGATGGGTGGCACGCCCGCCTGGGAAACGATCCTGCCGGCCTTCGGCGGCCTGACGCTGCTGGTCGGCGCGGTGCTCGCCATCCGCCAGACCGATCTCAAGCTGATGCTCGCCTATACGACGGTCGCCTCGCTCGGCCTTCTGGTGATGCTGACCGGCTTCGGCTCCGAGCACGCGGTCGCGGCGGCGGCGCTCTATCTCGTCGCCCATTCGCTCTTCAAGGGCGCGCTCTTCATGGTCGCCGGCCTCATCGACCACGAGGCGGGAACGCGCGATATCACCAAGCTCGGCGGCCTTCGCCGCGCCATGCCCGTCACCTTCCTCGCCGCCCTGCTCGCCGCGCTTTCCATGGCCGGCCTGCCGCCCTTCTTCGGTTTCCTCGCCAAGGAGGAAATCTATGCGGCGCTTGCCGGCGGCAGCCCGCGCGCCATCGCCTTCACGCTCGCCGCCATCATCGGCAACGGCCTGATGTTCGCCGTCGCCTTCGCCGTGGCGCTGAAACCCTTCCTCGGCGCGCCCGTCGAGACGCCGAAGCACGCGCATGAGGGGCCGGTGCTGCTCTGGATCGGGCCGGTGCTGCTGGCGATCAAGGGGCTGGTCATCGGCCTGTTCTCGGCGACCGCCCATGTGTTGCTGACCTCGCCGCTCGCCTCGGCCATTGCCGGCAAGCCCGAGACCGTCACCATCTCCGCCGTGCCCCATGCCGGCATCGCCCTCGTCCTCTCGGTCGTCACCGTCGCCTTCGGCGTCCTCGCCTTCCTCTTCCTCGACAGGCTCCGCGCGGCGGCGGGCCGGCTGGTCGAGGATATCGGCTGGGGGCCGGACAGGGGCTTCGACCAGGCCATGCGCGGGCTGGTGCGCGGCGCTTCCGCCATCGGCCGCCTGACGCAGCCGGGCCATATGGAATTCTACATGACGGCGACCTTCGCGGTGATCGCGCTGGCGCTGCTCGCGCCGCCCGCTGTCTATGGCGAGTGGCCGCGCCTGCCGGTCTGGCCGGCCGGCATGCCCTTCCATGAAACGGCGGTGATGGTGCTCGCCGTCGTCGGCATCGGTGCGGTGCTGGCGGCGAACACGCGCCTGACGGCCATCGTCGCGCTCGGCATCCAGGGGTTCTGCGTGGCGCTGCTCTTCCTGCTCTTCGGCGCGCCGGACCTTGCCTTCACCCAGTTCATGATCGAGACGCTCTCGGTCGTCATCCTCGCGCTCGTCATGACGCGCCTGAAGCTGACGCCGAGCGACCATCGTCCCTTGCGGGAAAAGATCCCCGATGTCGCCATCGCCGTCGCCTGCGGCCTCGGCTTCTCGCTCTACCTGCTGAAGGTCACGCAGGGCCGCTTCGACACGGCGCTCACGGATTTCTTCAACCTTTATTCCAAGACCATCGCCCACGGCGCCAATGTGGTGAATGTCATCATCGTCGATTTCCGCGGCACCGACACGCTGGGCGAGATCGCCGTCGTCATGGTGACGGGGCTGGCGATCCTGTCGATCGTCCGCATCCGCAAGGGCGGCAAGGCGGGGGGCATCCGCCCATGA
- a CDS encoding Na(+)/H(+) antiporter subunit B, translating to MNTLIFRTVAPFLTALMVLFSLFVLLRGHNEPGGGFIGGLIAVSALAIFGIANGVAAVRKALWFHPMAISAFGLAMAAIAGLLSVFSAVPFMTGLWVYPSVLGVEIPLSSVMLFDTGVYLVVVGSITSIALALETEDDI from the coding sequence ATGAACACGCTCATCTTCCGCACCGTCGCCCCCTTCCTCACCGCGCTCATGGTGCTCTTTTCCCTCTTCGTCCTGCTGCGTGGCCATAACGAGCCGGGCGGGGGCTTCATCGGCGGGCTGATCGCCGTGTCGGCGCTGGCGATCTTCGGCATCGCCAACGGCGTTGCGGCGGTGCGCAAGGCGCTGTGGTTCCATCCGATGGCGATTTCCGCCTTCGGCCTCGCCATGGCCGCCATTGCGGGCCTTCTGTCGGTCTTTTCCGCCGTGCCCTTCATGACGGGGCTGTGGGTCTATCCGTCCGTGCTGGGCGTGGAGATCCCGCTGTCCAGCGTCATGCTGTTCGATACCGGCGTCTATCTCGTCGTGGTGGGGTCGATCACCTCCATCGCGCTGGCGCTGGAAACGGAGGACGATATCTGA
- a CDS encoding Na+/H+ antiporter subunit C: MEVPFVLLIGLFFAAAVYLMLSKFLVRVLLGVVLLGNAVNLLLFANGRILREVPPIIPAGHDVPVALTANPLPQALILTAIVISFSFFAFLLVLVYRAYQDLGTDNGNEMRLAEPENDPLPPTGY; encoded by the coding sequence ATGGAAGTGCCCTTCGTCCTCCTCATCGGCCTGTTCTTCGCCGCCGCCGTCTATCTGATGCTGTCGAAATTCCTGGTGCGCGTGCTGCTCGGCGTCGTGCTGCTCGGCAATGCGGTGAACCTGCTGCTCTTCGCCAATGGCCGCATCCTGCGCGAAGTGCCGCCGATCATTCCGGCCGGCCATGACGTGCCGGTGGCGCTCACCGCCAATCCGCTGCCGCAGGCGCTGATCCTGACGGCCATCGTCATCTCCTTCTCCTTCTTCGCCTTCCTCCTCGTCCTCGTCTACCGGGCCTATCAGGACCTCGGCACCGACAATGGCAACGAGATGCGTCTGGCCGAGCCGGAGAACGATCCCCTCCCGCCGACCGGCTACTGA
- a CDS encoding Na+/H+ antiporter subunit D encodes MAATPIDLSAALVMTPVPAADWLVVLPPVWCLLSGAVLLMLRKSLRLQGLLAVPALAVLVLLDALLLMHVSANGPVTMVMGRWLPPFGIAFTADLTGVLFALAGAVVALAGAVHALSDIDGSGRRYGFYPFLLLLMAGVSGAFLTGDIFNLYVWFEVLLISSFGLITLGSEPRQIDGAIKYAFLNLIATTLFLITTGYLYGIFGTLNMADIATRAASGREDLPLMTLATLYLLAFGMKAAAFPVNFWLPASYHTPRVVVSALFAGLLTKVGIYALLRTLVMLFPVEREELSFVIALAGVATMLLGALGALGQSDIRRLLGYVVISGIGVMLAGLALGSPGGISGAIFYALHSMVVMTALYMAVGLAGRLAGSFDLNRLGGLYTRSALFSTLSLVLFFAVSGLPPFSGFWPKVMVAKAAIDIGAWWLTAAVFLTGFLTTIAVGRVFLLAYWRPAVEPLPTAAIAPSALLPLAALTALTVLFGLFPETLLATVQQAAQGLSDPRAYIGSVFPGGN; translated from the coding sequence ATGGCCGCAACGCCCATCGATCTTTCCGCAGCTCTCGTCATGACGCCGGTGCCCGCCGCCGACTGGCTGGTCGTGCTGCCGCCCGTCTGGTGCCTGCTGTCGGGCGCGGTGCTGCTGATGCTGCGCAAGTCGCTGCGCCTGCAAGGTCTGCTCGCCGTGCCGGCGCTCGCCGTGCTGGTGCTGCTGGATGCGCTGCTGCTGATGCATGTCTCGGCCAACGGGCCGGTGACGATGGTCATGGGCCGCTGGCTGCCGCCCTTCGGCATCGCGTTTACGGCGGACCTGACGGGCGTGCTCTTTGCGCTGGCCGGTGCGGTCGTGGCGCTGGCGGGGGCGGTGCATGCGCTGAGCGATATCGACGGCAGCGGACGACGCTACGGCTTCTACCCGTTTCTGCTCCTGCTGATGGCCGGCGTCTCGGGCGCTTTCCTGACCGGCGACATCTTCAACCTCTATGTCTGGTTCGAGGTGCTGCTGATCTCGTCCTTCGGCCTGATCACGCTGGGCTCCGAGCCGCGCCAGATCGACGGCGCGATCAAATACGCCTTCCTCAACCTTATCGCCACGACGCTCTTCCTCATCACGACCGGCTATCTCTACGGCATCTTCGGCACGCTCAACATGGCCGATATCGCAACCAGGGCCGCAAGCGGGCGTGAAGACCTGCCGCTGATGACGCTCGCCACGCTCTACCTGCTCGCCTTCGGCATGAAGGCGGCGGCCTTCCCGGTGAATTTCTGGCTGCCCGCCTCCTACCACACGCCGCGGGTGGTGGTCTCGGCGCTGTTCGCCGGCCTGCTCACCAAGGTTGGCATCTATGCGCTGCTGCGCACGCTCGTCATGCTCTTTCCCGTCGAGCGGGAGGAGCTGAGCTTCGTCATCGCGCTGGCGGGCGTGGCCACCATGCTCCTCGGCGCGCTCGGCGCGCTCGGCCAGAGCGATATCCGCCGGCTGCTCGGCTATGTCGTTATTTCCGGCATCGGCGTCATGCTGGCGGGGCTTGCGCTCGGCAGTCCCGGCGGCATCAGCGGGGCGATCTTCTACGCGCTGCACTCCATGGTCGTCATGACGGCGCTCTACATGGCGGTCGGCCTTGCCGGGCGGCTCGCCGGCTCCTTCGACCTCAACCGGCTGGGCGGCCTCTACACTCGCTCTGCGCTCTTTTCGACCCTCTCGCTGGTGCTGTTCTTCGCCGTTTCCGGCCTGCCGCCGTTCTCCGGCTTCTGGCCCAAGGTCATGGTGGCCAAGGCGGCCATAGATATCGGCGCATGGTGGCTGACGGCGGCGGTCTTCCTCACCGGCTTCCTGACCACCATCGCGGTCGGCCGCGTCTTCCTGCTGGCCTATTGGCGTCCGGCGGTCGAGCCGCTGCCGACCGCCGCCATTGCGCCAAGCGCGCTGCTGCCGCTTGCCGCGCTGACGGCGCTCACCGTCCTCTTCGGCCTCTTCCCCGAGACGCTGCTTGCGACCGTCCAGCAGGCGGCGCAGGGGCTTTCCGATCCGCGGGCCTATATCGGCTCCGTCTTCCCGGGAGGGAACTGA
- a CDS encoding Na+/H+ antiporter subunit E, with protein MRPAVVVTLFALVWLAVSGSFTIPNLLLGLVAGALSLALIRGHIQPDGRRVRPLKLLSLIVLFIKELALSAWKVAVLVASPKMPLKPGIFAFPLTVDRDFEITLLANLITLTPGTLSVDVSPDRKVLYVHALDCSDPVGARRDIAGGFEKKILEAFR; from the coding sequence ATGCGGCCCGCCGTCGTCGTCACGCTCTTCGCCCTCGTGTGGCTCGCCGTCTCCGGCAGCTTCACCATTCCCAACCTGCTGCTCGGTCTTGTCGCCGGGGCGCTGTCGCTCGCGCTGATCCGCGGTCATATCCAGCCCGACGGCCGGCGCGTGCGGCCGCTGAAGCTGCTGTCGCTCATCGTGCTCTTCATCAAGGAACTGGCGTTGTCCGCCTGGAAGGTCGCCGTGCTGGTCGCCAGCCCGAAAATGCCGCTGAAGCCCGGCATCTTCGCCTTCCCGCTGACGGTCGACCGCGATTTCGAGATCACGCTGCTCGCCAACCTCATTACGCTGACCCCGGGCACGCTTTCCGTCGACGTCTCGCCGGACCGCAAGGTGCTCTACGTACACGCCCTCGATTGCTCCGATCCCGTCGGCGCCCGGCGCGATATCGCGGGTGGCTTCGAGAAGAAGATACTGGAGGCCTTCCGCTGA
- a CDS encoding cation:proton antiporter gives MDAETIISAAAAIALFLMCAAFFLTAFRVIRGPTLPDRIVALDMLVAIAIGFIAVIAIKTGFNLYIDIAIALGLVGFLATVAFARFVMRQGMEPGEEEPAPAAARQGRPSGKRRVRR, from the coding sequence ATGGACGCCGAAACGATCATCTCCGCCGCCGCCGCCATCGCGCTCTTCCTGATGTGCGCGGCCTTCTTCCTCACGGCCTTCCGCGTCATCCGGGGGCCGACGCTGCCGGACCGCATCGTGGCGCTCGACATGCTGGTCGCCATCGCCATCGGCTTCATCGCCGTGATCGCCATCAAGACGGGCTTCAACCTCTATATCGACATCGCCATCGCGCTCGGCCTCGTCGGCTTCCTCGCCACCGTCGCCTTCGCGCGCTTCGTCATGCGCCAGGGCATGGAGCCGGGCGAGGAGGAGCCTGCGCCAGCCGCCGCGCGGCAGGGACGGCCGAGCGGCAAGCGGAGGGTGCGCCGATGA
- the mnhG gene encoding monovalent cation/H(+) antiporter subunit G codes for MMDLVLALLVGVMLVGGGVFTFLAALGLVRLPDVYTRMHAASKAGTVGSGLMLFAAGVHSLDVAIFTRALAGFVFFVLTAPVAAHLVAKAAHGAGYRLTRLSVIDDMREAERRDAKKR; via the coding sequence ATGATGGACCTCGTTCTGGCCCTTCTGGTGGGCGTCATGCTGGTCGGCGGCGGCGTCTTCACCTTCCTGGCGGCGCTCGGCCTCGTGCGCCTGCCGGATGTCTATACCCGCATGCACGCGGCCTCCAAGGCGGGCACGGTCGGCTCGGGCCTCATGCTCTTTGCGGCGGGCGTCCACTCGCTGGATGTGGCGATTTTCACACGCGCGCTCGCCGGCTTCGTCTTCTTCGTGCTGACCGCGCCGGTCGCCGCCCATCTGGTTGCAAAGGCCGCGCACGGGGCCGGTTATCGCCTCACGCGGCTGAGCGTCATCGACGATATGCGCGAGGCGGAACGGCGCGACGCCAAGAAGCGTTGA
- a CDS encoding MucR family transcriptional regulator, with amino-acid sequence MSESTLGASSNLLVELTADIVAAYVGNHVVPVSELPSLIADVHAALNNTTQPAAAVEAPVVAEKPKPPVPVKKSVQPDYIICLEDGQKFKSLKRHLMTHYGMTPEEYREKWDLPADYPMVAPAYAEARSRLAKEMGLGQRRKGK; translated from the coding sequence ATGTCTGAATCAACCCTCGGCGCCAGCTCGAATCTGCTCGTGGAACTCACGGCCGATATTGTCGCCGCCTATGTCGGCAACCATGTCGTGCCGGTTTCCGAGCTGCCGAGCCTGATCGCCGATGTGCATGCCGCGCTCAACAACACCACGCAGCCGGCCGCCGCCGTCGAGGCGCCCGTCGTCGCCGAGAAGCCGAAGCCGCCGGTGCCGGTCAAGAAGTCCGTGCAGCCCGACTACATCATCTGCCTGGAGGACGGCCAGAAGTTCAAGTCGCTGAAGCGCCACCTCATGACCCATTACGGCATGACCCCGGAAGAGTACCGCGAGAAGTGGGACCTGCCGGCCGATTACCCGATGGTCGCCCCCGCCTATGCCGAAGCGCGCTCGCGCCTCGCCAAGGAAATGGGCCTTGGCCAGCGCCGCAAGGGCAAGTAA
- a CDS encoding helix-turn-helix domain-containing protein, producing the protein MQQLTLSPRQAFPETAAPEIKSAMSGEGPGEGPGPVHRAMGMPQAPTVPAPVACRIVRQLALEMTALASDRPLWRRDGRRSTCHVRQIAMYVCHVVLRLSLSDIGAAFGRDRTTVSHACNVVEDRRDDASFDAFVSAIERAVLSVFGPAGIGSHE; encoded by the coding sequence ATGCAGCAGCTCACCCTTTCCCCACGGCAGGCTTTCCCCGAGACGGCGGCCCCGGAAATCAAGAGCGCAATGTCGGGCGAGGGGCCGGGTGAGGGGCCGGGGCCTGTCCATCGGGCGATGGGCATGCCGCAGGCGCCCACGGTGCCTGCGCCCGTCGCCTGCCGCATCGTGCGCCAGCTCGCGCTGGAAATGACGGCGCTGGCGAGCGACCGGCCGCTCTGGCGGCGTGACGGCCGCCGCTCCACCTGCCATGTGCGCCAGATCGCCATGTATGTCTGCCATGTGGTGCTGCGGCTGTCGCTGTCGGATATCGGCGCGGCCTTCGGGCGTGACCGCACTACGGTCAGCCATGCCTGCAACGTGGTGGAGGATCGCCGCGACGACGCCTCCTTCGATGCCTTCGTCTCGGCTATCGAGCGGGCCGTCCTGTCCGTCTTCGGTCCGGCGGGGATCGGCAGCCATGAGTGA
- a CDS encoding DUF6456 domain-containing protein has translation MSEGAAKRKDADLARLLRFLLTAGEAIIDGDGGLAAGDRRQAVCGEALDEAVRLGLVRCRGGRVIAMPEARAHLKRRLCEAETPFAGQHRDIAEVVVVRDGARERALANRLESPLAGLARLKEKTGEAFLPESALAAGERLHADFTRGGLQPRMTMSWEPRIASRQKGEAGATRELTDTALAARLRVARAIEAIGPELSGVALDVCCFMKGLETVERERQWPVRSAKLMLRAALMALARHYAPPAVAARRTHVWGAEGYRPEMGG, from the coding sequence ATGAGTGAGGGGGCGGCGAAGAGGAAGGATGCGGACCTGGCGCGGCTGCTGCGCTTCCTGCTGACGGCCGGCGAGGCCATCATCGACGGTGACGGCGGCCTTGCCGCCGGCGACCGCCGGCAGGCCGTCTGCGGCGAGGCTTTGGACGAAGCGGTGCGGCTGGGGCTGGTGCGCTGCCGGGGCGGCAGGGTGATCGCGATGCCGGAGGCGCGCGCCCACCTCAAGCGCCGGCTCTGCGAGGCCGAGACGCCCTTTGCCGGCCAGCATCGGGATATCGCCGAGGTCGTCGTGGTGCGGGACGGCGCGCGGGAGCGGGCGCTTGCCAACCGGCTGGAATCGCCGCTCGCCGGCCTTGCCCGGCTGAAGGAGAAGACGGGCGAGGCCTTTCTGCCGGAAAGCGCGCTTGCGGCCGGCGAGCGGCTGCATGCCGATTTCACCCGCGGCGGCCTCCAGCCGCGCATGACCATGTCCTGGGAGCCGCGCATCGCCAGCCGCCAGAAGGGCGAGGCGGGCGCGACACGGGAATTGACCGATACGGCGCTTGCCGCGCGCCTGCGCGTCGCCCGCGCCATCGAGGCCATCGGGCCGGAACTGTCGGGCGTGGCGCTCGACGTCTGCTGCTTCATGAAGGGGCTGGAGACGGTGGAGCGCGAGCGGCAATGGCCGGTGCGCTCGGCAAAGCTGATGCTGCGCGCGGCGCTGATGGCGCTCGCCCGGCACTATGCACCGCCGGCGGTGGCGGCGCGGCGGACGCATGTCTGGGGGGCGGAGGGGTATCGGCCGGAGATGGGAGGGTGA